From the Nodularia sphaerocarpa UHCC 0038 genome, the window AAAATCAGGTGCTTGTGTGCCTAATGGCAACATTGTAGATGCAGTTAAAGCCATAGAAAGTGGGGAGTGGGGAATGGGAAGTGGGGAGTGGGGGACAATTCTTAGTCCCTAGCCCTTTTTTTGTCTGTTATTAGTTTAAGCATTATTGATGCATATACATAAAATTAAAGACGGGAATTTTCCCGTCTCTACATCTTTTAAATATTAAGTTATCAATATTAGTTTTTACAGGCTTGTCAAAAGGCCGATGATACCGTGTCCTGTGAAGACTTCTAATGCTATCAGAGAGACGAAACCAATCATTGCTAAACGACCATTGAGTAATTCGGCGTAGGGAGTAAACCCGGTGCGATCGCCTTGCTCGTCTATATAAACCTTTGGTTCAATCGCAAAGTTGTTCATCAAACCTTGGTCATCAATAATACTTGTATTGGTACGCATATAATTTTTTTCCTTTTTTCTGTGTATGTAAACAACTGTAACAAACTTATTAAATTTTGTAAAGTATCTGAGACAACTTTATTTGAATCATCGCCAAATCTGGTTAGACTCTTTCTTTCTCCCCTCTCCTTAATAAGGAGAGGGGCTGGGGGTGAGGTTTGTGTACTTTATTAACTCTGGACTCCTGAACGAGATATCATAGTGAATCGGGTTCACAAAGACGTTTCACCAACAGGTTGCAATTTATCAATGCATCGATTCCGAGTAGAGGTTATTGCCAAAACACCAAACCCGCAGCAAGTGGTTTATGCTGCGATGCACCAAGACTATACCGATGGCTTTGTGTATGATGAGCGCGACTCATGGCCTTCGGAGTCACAATGCGGCGAAATTATTGTTAAGCGACTTTTAGCAGGCGATCGCGGACACTATGGCTGCTATACTCCTGACACTGAAGTATTGACCCGCAGAGGGTGGGTAAAATTTCCCAACCTGTTACCCCAAGAAGAAGTTGTCGCGGTAAATATTCAAACTGGTCAAGCACATTTTGAGTCTCCCATTGCTTACCAAAAACATACAATTAACGACAAAATTTATCAGGTAAAAGGTCAAAATTTAAGTCTAGCCGTAACCCTAGACCACCGTATGGTTGTTGCACATCGCCAAAAAGGTGGGAGTTGGACAGACTATTATTTTGCATCAGCAGCCGATGTAGCAGGTAAACCCAGAAAATATCTCAATTCTACCTGTCTCAAATTCGATCAGCGTTGCAGCTATCCTCCAGATTTACCTCCTGGATATGATCCTGAAAATTTAATGAAATTGGCTGGTTTTTTTATTGGAGATGGCTGCATAAATAATGCCAGTATCCATACTAGATTTCGGATCAGAAAGCAAAACAAAATTGACTATCTTTATGGATTGGGGTTTGAGATTAAACAACACCCAAATGACCGATACAGCCTCACAGATTCCAAGGTAGCGTCTTGGTTGCAGAAAACCTTTACCCATAACCAAGAAAAATTTATTCCTTGGTCTTACTTAAACTTAACGCCGGATTTAATTGTTTGTTTGTTAGAAGGGATGCGAGTCACTGATGGCACTCCAAAAAGAAGCAGTTGGTCTTATGATTCTACAAGTGACCAAGTTTTAGACTTTTTACAAGCTATTCTACATCTGAATGGCGAATCCGGTTCCTACAGTCTCAATAATCCCAATGAAGGCGAAGAACACGAAAACCACAAACCTTGTGGCAGAATTCATATATCTAAACGCAGAGAACCTAGAGTAGAAATCTCTCAAAATAATCGCTCTCGTAGTTATGTTGAAAGCATCGAATCATATCAAGGTGATGTTTTTTGTGTGACGGTTTCAACCGGGGCGTTGCTGGTGCGAAAAGACAGAAAAGTTATTGTTTGTGGGAACTGCTTAGAGCATCCCCAGATTGTTTTTAACTGTGGTTATTTTCCTCACAGTGTGATGCAGCAGGCTCGTACACATCGGGTGGGTGTATCATTTGATGTTCAATCTTTTAGGTACACGGGGAACCAATTTATTGATGTAGTAGAGGGTAAAAAAGATATAGAAGATGTATTTTACTTGCGTCCCGTTGGTGATTACTCTGATAGACAAGGTAAAAAGTATTACTATTCACCAGAACAACGAGCCGCAGATTTAGAATGGTGTCTCGAAGCTGCGAAGCGTTACAAGGCTGATTTTGAGGGTGGGATGTCTGAGGAACACGCAAGAGGTAAAGTACCTTTTGATTATCGTCAGCATTTTGTTGTGAGTTTCAATTTAAGGTCTTTCATGCACTTTTGTGATATGAGAAATAAGAAGGATGCTCAATTGGAAATTCAAAGTTTGTGTGAAATGATGTGGCCTCATTTTGCAGATTGGACTCCTGCGATCGCACAATGGTATGAGAAGCAGCGTCAAGGTAAAGCCAGATTAGCACCTTAAATAGTCGGGTTTTTAAACGCAGAGGGGCGCTAAGGTAACGCAAAGGAACGCAGAGTTTTGATTATTCCTCTGTTCCTTGGCGTTCTTGGCTTCTTGGCGGTTCGATAATCTTATTTCCTTTCAGCAATGCTACAGGGAAATGTTTAAGTACATCACCAATTAACATAATTTTATCAGCGCTGACTATTTCCCCAGTAATAGTATCTTGCCAAACTGAAGGCGCATCTGGTGGTAACTGAATATATGTATTATCCCAGATTTGCTGATTTAAAGGATATTCTCCAGGTTGAATTAAGCTGGCGAAAAATCGGGGTACAATGGTAATCATTGTCTGATGATTATCAACCCTCGCAAAGGCAATGATATGATTTGCAAACTTTCCCCTAGCTTCTAAAGGTAAATAGCTTCCTTGCTGAAAAACTGTTAAATTTTCTCTTCTCGCTTTTAACGCTTGAGTAATCAGAAACAGTTTTATTCTACCATCTTCTTTAGTTGCTAATAATTCATTTATCAACTTTAAAATATCAGTTGCGGCTTGTTCTTTAATCGCTTTGAGATGAGACTGTCGCATTTCAAAATCAACCGGACGGCGATTATCAGGATCAACCATACTCAAATCCCATAGTTCTGTTCCTTGATAAAAGTCGGGAACTCCAGGAGAGGTGATTTTTAGCAAAGTCTGAGATAAGGAATTGAAAATACCATAGTAGGCTATGCGTTTCTGAAAAGCGATAAATTTATGCAAGAATTCATCTTCTTTTAAAACTGCTGAAACAAACTGAGTCAAAGCATTTTCATAAGTTTCATTAGGTCGCAGCCATGCTGTATAAACTTTAGCTTCTCTAGCAGCTTTCAGGACATAATCTTGAATGCGATCGCAAAAATCATTATACTCACTTTCAAAGAATGGAAATGCACCAATTAGCATCTGATAAAATTGGTATTCTTGGTTTCTATCTGGCTTATGTAAACTTTTATTGACACTGGTTTTGTGAACATGATTAATTTCACAAAATGCGTAAACTTGTGTTTTCCATTCTTCGGGAATTTCTGACAAAACATTTAATCTGGCGCGGATATCTTCACCCCGTTTAGTATCATGGGTGGAAGTAGTATTCATTGAGTGTAACCAATGAATTTGTCGCTGTTGATTAAACTTGTGAAAATCGGCAATACTCACGCCAAAGTTATCAGGATTTCCACCAACTTCGTTTAAGGAAATAAAGCGGTTATAAACGTATAAAGCTGTGTCTTCAACTCCTTTAGCCATTAAGGGTCCAGTATATTGCTGTAGTCGCATGACAAAATCAAGCCATTGCGCTTGATCCTCTGGTGTGAGAGAATTTTCATATTCCAGTAACAGCAGTTTTTCAATGAAATTTAATTCATGGTGTAGCAGGGGAAGATTGGATTTTGCTTGTTGAATTACATCTTGAATATATTGACGGTCTGCTGGTAAGATACCGTCTGCATTTGTGTAAGTTCGATAAATAGGAAAGAGAGTTAGTATTTCTGCGATCGCCCGTTTTAAGCCATTAATGGTAAAATCATTACCATAACGATGTTTACTCGCTATTTTTTTGAGTATATAAGTTAAATTATCAACATCTCCGGCTAAATTTCGTTCTAAAATTAAATGCTTTTTCTCAATCGCTAGTTGTTCATAAGCTGTTCTAAAACCTGTGACATTCCAATAAATTTGAGTAAAAGCTTCTTGGCTTGCAGTTTGACAAAAACTACCATTCAGATAATTTAAGAAATCATAACCTGTAGTACCTTGAATTGACCAGTGGTGAGGTAAATCTTCCCCTAATTCTAAAATCTTTTCGACGGTGATATATGTATCACCTACTTTTGCTTTCAGTCTTTGTAAATACTGAGTAGGGTCAGAAAGTCCATCAATATGGTCAATTCGTAACCCAGTAATTTGATTTTCTTTGACCAACTTGGTAATTAAAGCATGGGTGTTTTCAAATACCTGAAAATCTTGGATATTCACTGATATTAATTCATTGACTGTAAAAAACCGCCTGTAATTAATCTCTTCTGCGCCGACTTTCCAAAAAGCCAAGCGGAAAAACTGTTCCGAAAGTAAACTATCTAAAAGATTAAAGCTTTCTGGTTTACCTGGTTCACCATTAAAAAGTTGGAGGTTTTCGTCAATAAATGTTTTAACTTCTGTATTATCTCTATAAAGTTCCCACAACAATCCTTTCACAAAATCTATTTGGTCTTGTCTCTCTTTTGGGGTAGAATCAGTAGGTATATGTTTGACCATATAAAGGATGCCGAGTAATCTCACAAATATGGGATTATTTCTCCCTAATATCTGAGATAATTTTTCTATATTCTGATTGAGAAATATAGCGTAAGATTCTAATTTCAGGGGAAACCTGAAATCATAATAATTCACACTCAAGCCATTTTGGTCATATTTGAGTTGAATTTCTCCATTTTCTAAGGACTCACCGTAAAAGTTGCCCAGCAAAGGTGCTAAAATTTGTTCTTTACTATCAGCAATTTCATTGCTTATGGGAGAATTCCAGGTAATGTCAAAGTAGTTAGCATAAATGGAATTAACACCATTTTCTAGAACATTCATCAGATATTGATTTTGGCTATCATAAGCCATGTGGTTGGGGACAATATCTTGAAGCCAACCCATATTATGCTGTTTTAATTCTTCAACTAAAGCGGTAAAATCTTCTGGTGTTCCTAATTCTGGATTTAATTGATTAGGGTCAACTATATCATAGCCGTGGGTGCTACCTGTTCTGGCTTTAAATATTGGTGATGCGTAAAGGTCAGAAATTCCTAGTTCGTTAAGATAATTGATGATTTTTTTGGCTGAGTTAAAATCAAATTGGGAATTAAATTGAATGCGATATGTTGCTGTTGGTATTCGCATGGGTAAACTAACTCCTTTTTTATAGAACCGCAGAGGCGCAGAGTTCACAGAGATGAGAGAATATGGATTTGTTTCGCGCAAAGGCGCAAAGGCGCAAAGGTACAAAGAAAAATAAAAGTAATTTTGGCATTTCATATTCTGATTCAGCTTTTAGTTCTTTCTCTCTCTGTGTTCTCTGTGTCTCTGTGGTTCGTTATCTAAATATTTTTCATAAATTGCAAAGCTTTGTTTGGGTAGGGTTAGTTCTTGATGTGATTTTGCTGTTTCTGGTAACTGTGAACCGCTACCTAACCATTTTGTTTCAGCAGAGTCTAAAATCTTCACCCAATTATTACCTGTAAATTCTTGGCTAAATGTAATATCATAGGTATTAAAGTTCATTGCACAGAATATTTGGTTTTCTTCGCTATGTTTAAACCATGTAATCAGCTTTTTGTCTTCATCACAGCCTATTTGTAAATTTTCTCTTTCGCGTTTCAATAAGGCGGGGTTTTGGCTGCGTATTTGAATGAGTTTTTTGTAGAAAGACAATAAAACTTGATGTTTCCCTGATTGGCGTTTGTCCCAATTTAGCTTACAATTGTTAAAGGTATCAGGTGACTCTGGGTCTGGTGGTTCTCCTTGGGAATGAAAGGCAAAAAATTCTTTTTTACGTCCTTCTCTAACTGCTTTAATTAAATCTGGGTCTGAGTGACTGACAAAATATAAAAAGGGCGATTCTTCACCATATTCTTCTCCCATAAATAATAGGGGAATGTAAGGAGAAAGCAATACTACGCCAGCAGCTAATTTTAAAGCTTCAAAATCTACTAATTGCGATAATCTTTCGCCTAAAACTCTGTTACCTATTTGGTCATGATTTTGGCTGGCTACTATAAATTGAGATGGCGAGCGATCGCCTGCATGATTTCCGTGATATCGTTGGCGATGATGGGAATATTTCCAATCGTAAACAAAGCTGTCTTTGTACGCTTTTGCTAAATGTTCACACTTGCCAAAATCTTCATAATAACCAGTGCGATCGCCTGTCAATAAACTATATAATGAATGATGAAAATCATCACTCCATTGAGCATCAATTCCATAACCACCTAACTCAGTCGGGCGAATTATGCGCGGGTCATTTAAATCACTTTCAGCAATTAAATAAAGTTTGCGTCCCTGTTGCTGAGAAAGCACAGCCACATTTTCTGCGAGTTCTGCTAAAAAGTGTTTTGCACCAAAATCGTAAATAGCATGAATTGCATCTAAGCGTAAAGCATCAATATGAAATTCGCCTAACCAATACAGCGCATTTTGAATAAAAAATTGCCGCACATCATAACTATAAGCATCATCAAAATTAATCGCACTTCCCCAAGGAGTATGATAGGTTTCTGTAAAATAAGGGGCGAAGCAACTTGTGTAATTACCTTCAGGACCAAAGTGGTTATAAACCACATCTAAAATTACAGCTATTTCTTCTTGGTGACAAGCATCAACTAATTGCTTTAACTGATTCGGTCCACCATAAGAATTCTGCACAGCAAAGGGATAAACACCATCATAACCCCAATTTCGGTCTCCTGGAAATTGCGCCACTGGCATGATTTCAATAGCATTTATCCCTAAATCTCGTAAATCGGAAAGTCGGGGAATAATTGCAGCAAAAGTTCCTTCTGGGGTGAAAGTACCAACGTGTAACTCATACATAATCATGGTTTCCCAGGGAATACCAGACCAATTGCTGTCACTCCAAACAAAGCTGTGATTTATCACTTGGGAAGGACTATGTACATCCAGAGGTTGAAAATTTGATGCGGGATCAGGTCTAGATTCATTACCATTTAATTGATAGAAATAACAAGTTCCTGGTTCAATATCTCTAGCGGTAACTTGCCAATATCCCCCTTTTTTGCACATCGGTAGTAAATGTTGATAAGGAGATACGATTTCTAAGGCGACGCTTTCTAAATGGGGTCCCCAAACTGTAAATTCACAAACACCGTCACCTAAATAATGAGCGCCAATTTTCATAATAAGAGAAAGGACTAAAGTCCTCACTACTAACTAAGCCAGACGACGGAGCAAAACAAGCGATCGCTCAATTAATGGTACACTTTGATCACCTGTGAAAAACTTCCCTGGTGGCACAAAACGCGGTTGATTAGTGTCAATAATCATTTCCCATCCCCGTTCCTTAAAACCACTGGGTAGGGAAAAATCAATCGGCTCATAATGAGCGTTATAAAATATTAAAAAACTCTCATCAATAATTCGCTCACCATGAGGACCAGGAGTAGCAATTCCTTCACCATTTAAGAAAATGCCCATAACTTTGGCATAATTAACTAGCCACTGCTCATCAGTCATTTCACTACCGTCACCATTAAACCAACTAATATCACCAATACCAAAACCATAAATAGGTTCACCTTGAAACCACTTACGTCGTCGAAATACTGGATGCTGATGGCGGAAATAAATCAATTCACGAGTAAAATTTAATAAATCCGCGTTTGATGCTTGCAAATTCCAATTTTGCCAGGAAATTTCATTATCTTGACAGTAAGGATTATTATTACCTTTGTGACTCAAGCCAAGTTCATCTCCCCCCAGTAGCATCGGTACACCCTGAGACAACATTAGGGTTGCTAAAAAGTTGCGTCTTTGACGTTCCCGCAAGCGCAACACCTCTGGGTCTTCAGTTTCCCCTTCTACACCACAATTCCAAGAATTGTTGTAATTTTCCCCATCTTGATTATCTTCTTTGTTCGCCTCGTTGTGCTTTTCGTTATAACTGACCAAATCATTCAGCGTAAAACCATCGTGGGCAGTGATAAAATTAATACTTGCACTCGGACTCCGCCCATTTGTTTCATACAAGTCAGGGCTACCCGTAAAAGAGTAAGCAAACTGCCCCAGGCTGTTCTCTGAACCCCGCCAAAAAGCCCGCACCGTATCCCGGTATCTCCCATTCCACTCTGACCACCGCAGGGGGAAATTCCCCACTTGATAACCCCCATCTCCCACATCCCAAGGTTCAGCAATTAGCTTCACATCTGCCAATACTGGGTCTTGATGAATAATATCAAAGAAAGCCGCTAGGCTATCTACCTCATATAATTCCCGCGCTAACGCCGAAGCCAAATCAAAGCGAAAGCCATCGACGTGCATTTCTGTTACCCAATAGCGCAAGCTATCCATGATTAATTTCAGCACTTGGGCATGGCGTACATTCAAAGAGTTACCACAGCCTGTAAAATCCATGTAATAGCGGGGTTCATCCTTGACTAGGCGGTAGTATACAGAATTATCAATACCCCGCAGTGACAACGTTGGTCCGAAATGATTACCTTCGCCAGTGTGGTTATAAACCACATCTAAAATTACCTCAATTCCAGCAAAATGCAGATTTTTAACCATCTGCTTAAATTCGGTAACTTGCTGTCCTAATGTGCCACTAGCACTATAAGTAGAATGGGGTGTAAAATAATTGATAGAATCGTAACCCCAGTAATTACTTAATCCTTTTTCTACTAAATGTCCGGGGTAGCAAAAGAACTGATGCACTGGCATTAATTCCACTGCTGTAATTCCTAGTTGCTGGAGATGTTTAATAACAGCCGGATGTGCCAGTCCCGCATAAGTTCCCCGCAGTTCTTCGGGAATATCTGGGTGTAATTTTGTCAAGCCTTTGACGTGGGTTTCATAAATGATCGTTTCGTGCCAAGGTTTATATAAAGGTTTGTCTCCTTCCCAATCAAAAGACTCATCTACAACAACACACTTCGGCATCATTTGGGCATTATCTAAATTAGAAAAAGCTAAATCTGGTTCAGGATCATCCCAAGCATAACCAAAAATAGCTCGACTATGCTTAATCTCGCCATCAATTGCTTTAGCATAGGGGTCAATTAGCAGTTTATTGGGGTTAAAGCGATGACCTGTTTCTGGAGACCAAGGGCCATGCACTCGAAAGCCATATCTTTGTCCTGGGCTGATTCCTGGAACATAACCGTGCCAAACAAAATTATTTTTTTCCCTCAGAGGTAAACGAATTTCATCATCTTTTTCATCAAATAAACAAAGGTCTACTCCTGTGGCATTTTCTGAAAATAAGGCAAAGTTTGTGCCTTTACCGTCCCAACTAGCGCCTAAAGGATATACTTCCCCTGGCCATAGTGCTACATACATAGGTTTTTAACAATTAATAGTCTGGTAAGATAGCATTTCACTTTTTGGTATTAAAAAACCTCACCCCAACCCTCTCCTTAATAAGGAACCACCTGTACAGATAAGTTATGGAATTACCCCACCCTAACCCTCCCCTTGCAAAGGGGAGGGAATTAGATTTTCCGGTTTCCCCCCTTTCTAAGGGGGGATTAAGGGGGGTAAATCTAGGGTCTATGTTGATTGCCAAGATGTGTATACGGTAGTTGGTAAAAAGAGGGAGAACTTGATTAATTAGTTTAAGTAGGTGTAGTTAAAGAATATAGCGATTTCCACCTCTATAGGTACGGAAAGAATTATTCGACCACAGATAAACACAGATGATATAGTACCTAGCAGTGTAGGAAAGGCTATGAAAACAATAATGCTAATTTGAATTTAACTTGCAAATGATGCTTTTTTTTCTATCAGTGGGAGGAATCATTTTTTCAGCAGTCAGGTGCTTAGAGGTAGATGTATGTAAATTATTTAAGTGTTGGAGATTACAAGAATCAATAAGCCTAAATCACAAATATCTATCTGTAGGTTGTAATCAGAATGTAAATATTTTTTGTAAGATTAGTACGAGTGTTTTTAATATCCAATTCTGAAATAAATAGCTATAAAAATAAAAGGATAAATGCTCAGAAACAATAGGGCAGTAATTAGATAAATAGAAAAGAACAAATCACCAAATTAAATGTGAATTTGCCCTAAATCAACCGCTTAAGGAGTAAGGAATATGCCACGAGCGATTAAAAATTCAGTCATCGTGATTACAGGTGCATCAAGCGGGATTGGACGTGCGACAGCGCTGGAGTTTGCCAAACAACGTGCTACTTTAGTGCTAGCAGCGCGAAATGAAAAAGCTTTGGATGAAGTAGCCCAAGAATGCCAAGATTTGGGTGGAACTGCTTTAGCTGTGCGAACTGATGTCAGTAGAGAGTCAGCAGTTCAAGATTTAGCACATCGTGCAGTTTCCAACTTTGGGCGAATTGATGTGTGGGTGAATAATGCCGCCGTCAGCTTATTTGCCCGCTTTGAGGAAGCACCCCCGGACGCTTTTCGACAAGTAATTGAAACAAATTTATTTGGTTACGTTTATGGTGCGCGTGCTGTTTTACCACACTTTCGTGAACAAGGTAGCGGTAATTTAATCAATGTTTCTTCGGTGGTTGGCGCAACTGGTCAGGCATACACTAGTCCTTACACTATCAGTAAATATGCCATTCGTGGTCTTTCTGATTCTCTACGGATGGAATTATATTTAGATAATGCCAGAGATATTCATGTCTGCACAGTTTTACCAGGTTCTATCGATACACCAATTTTTCAACACGCAGCTAATTACACTGGTCGCCAAACGAAGGCGATGAATCCTGTATATCCTGCGAAACAAGTAGCTGAGGCTATTGTGGGGTTAGTGGATAAACCAGAGCGAGAAATTGTGGTTGGTCAAGCTGTATACTTGATGCTTTTACAGAAAACCTTAGCGCCTGACTTTTTTGAACCGATGATGGCGAAGCAAGTTGATCAGGATCATTTTCAGGATCACAAACCAGCCGCGCAAACAGACGGTAATGTATTTGAGCCTATGCACGATTATACAGGCATCAGTGGTAATTGGCTGGGTACTGGCGGCATCACATCTCAAGATGTTTGGGATATGGCTAGAGAGACAGCACAAAAGATTGGTTTACCCCTTTCTTAAAGCAGAGACTCCCCCAAAAAATATGAGCCTACATAAAGGGAGATTGCAGAGTCAATATACCATCGTTGATGGTTTATCGATGCACTCGCGGGTATCAGCCAAACCAGTAGATGCGCCCGTAGTGATTTTAGTGCATGGACTTGTGGTTTCCAGTAGTTACATGATGCCGACTGCGGAATTACTAGCGCCTGATTACCGAGTATACGCACCAGATTTTCCGGGTTACGGTAAAAGCGACAAACCACGGCACACACTGGAATTACCAGAATTGGCAGATAGTTTGTGTAAATGGATGGATGCAGTGGGCATTGAACGCGCCACTATGTTGGGTAATTCCTTTGGTTGTCAGATTATAGTTGAATTTG encodes:
- a CDS encoding chlorophyll a/b-binding protein — its product is MRTNTSIIDDQGLMNNFAIEPKVYIDEQGDRTGFTPYAELLNGRLAMIGFVSLIALEVFTGHGIIGLLTSL
- the treY gene encoding malto-oligosyltrehalose synthase; protein product: MRIPTATYRIQFNSQFDFNSAKKIINYLNELGISDLYASPIFKARTGSTHGYDIVDPNQLNPELGTPEDFTALVEELKQHNMGWLQDIVPNHMAYDSQNQYLMNVLENGVNSIYANYFDITWNSPISNEIADSKEQILAPLLGNFYGESLENGEIQLKYDQNGLSVNYYDFRFPLKLESYAIFLNQNIEKLSQILGRNNPIFVRLLGILYMVKHIPTDSTPKERQDQIDFVKGLLWELYRDNTEVKTFIDENLQLFNGEPGKPESFNLLDSLLSEQFFRLAFWKVGAEEINYRRFFTVNELISVNIQDFQVFENTHALITKLVKENQITGLRIDHIDGLSDPTQYLQRLKAKVGDTYITVEKILELGEDLPHHWSIQGTTGYDFLNYLNGSFCQTASQEAFTQIYWNVTGFRTAYEQLAIEKKHLILERNLAGDVDNLTYILKKIASKHRYGNDFTINGLKRAIAEILTLFPIYRTYTNADGILPADRQYIQDVIQQAKSNLPLLHHELNFIEKLLLLEYENSLTPEDQAQWLDFVMRLQQYTGPLMAKGVEDTALYVYNRFISLNEVGGNPDNFGVSIADFHKFNQQRQIHWLHSMNTTSTHDTKRGEDIRARLNVLSEIPEEWKTQVYAFCEINHVHKTSVNKSLHKPDRNQEYQFYQMLIGAFPFFESEYNDFCDRIQDYVLKAAREAKVYTAWLRPNETYENALTQFVSAVLKEDEFLHKFIAFQKRIAYYGIFNSLSQTLLKITSPGVPDFYQGTELWDLSMVDPDNRRPVDFEMRQSHLKAIKEQAATDILKLINELLATKEDGRIKLFLITQALKARRENLTVFQQGSYLPLEARGKFANHIIAFARVDNHQTMITIVPRFFASLIQPGEYPLNQQIWDNTYIQLPPDAPSVWQDTITGEIVSADKIMLIGDVLKHFPVALLKGNKIIEPPRSQERQGTEE
- the treZ gene encoding malto-oligosyltrehalose trehalohydrolase is translated as MKIGAHYLGDGVCEFTVWGPHLESVALEIVSPYQHLLPMCKKGGYWQVTARDIEPGTCYFYQLNGNESRPDPASNFQPLDVHSPSQVINHSFVWSDSNWSGIPWETMIMYELHVGTFTPEGTFAAIIPRLSDLRDLGINAIEIMPVAQFPGDRNWGYDGVYPFAVQNSYGGPNQLKQLVDACHQEEIAVILDVVYNHFGPEGNYTSCFAPYFTETYHTPWGSAINFDDAYSYDVRQFFIQNALYWLGEFHIDALRLDAIHAIYDFGAKHFLAELAENVAVLSQQQGRKLYLIAESDLNDPRIIRPTELGGYGIDAQWSDDFHHSLYSLLTGDRTGYYEDFGKCEHLAKAYKDSFVYDWKYSHHRQRYHGNHAGDRSPSQFIVASQNHDQIGNRVLGERLSQLVDFEALKLAAGVVLLSPYIPLLFMGEEYGEESPFLYFVSHSDPDLIKAVREGRKKEFFAFHSQGEPPDPESPDTFNNCKLNWDKRQSGKHQVLLSFYKKLIQIRSQNPALLKRERENLQIGCDEDKKLITWFKHSEENQIFCAMNFNTYDITFSQEFTGNNWVKILDSAETKWLGSGSQLPETAKSHQELTLPKQSFAIYEKYLDNEPQRHREHRERKN
- the glgX gene encoding glycogen debranching protein GlgX yields the protein MYVALWPGEVYPLGASWDGKGTNFALFSENATGVDLCLFDEKDDEIRLPLREKNNFVWHGYVPGISPGQRYGFRVHGPWSPETGHRFNPNKLLIDPYAKAIDGEIKHSRAIFGYAWDDPEPDLAFSNLDNAQMMPKCVVVDESFDWEGDKPLYKPWHETIIYETHVKGLTKLHPDIPEELRGTYAGLAHPAVIKHLQQLGITAVELMPVHQFFCYPGHLVEKGLSNYWGYDSINYFTPHSTYSASGTLGQQVTEFKQMVKNLHFAGIEVILDVVYNHTGEGNHFGPTLSLRGIDNSVYYRLVKDEPRYYMDFTGCGNSLNVRHAQVLKLIMDSLRYWVTEMHVDGFRFDLASALARELYEVDSLAAFFDIIHQDPVLADVKLIAEPWDVGDGGYQVGNFPLRWSEWNGRYRDTVRAFWRGSENSLGQFAYSFTGSPDLYETNGRSPSASINFITAHDGFTLNDLVSYNEKHNEANKEDNQDGENYNNSWNCGVEGETEDPEVLRLRERQRRNFLATLMLSQGVPMLLGGDELGLSHKGNNNPYCQDNEISWQNWNLQASNADLLNFTRELIYFRHQHPVFRRRKWFQGEPIYGFGIGDISWFNGDGSEMTDEQWLVNYAKVMGIFLNGEGIATPGPHGERIIDESFLIFYNAHYEPIDFSLPSGFKERGWEMIIDTNQPRFVPPGKFFTGDQSVPLIERSLVLLRRLA
- a CDS encoding SDR family oxidoreductase, translated to MPRAIKNSVIVITGASSGIGRATALEFAKQRATLVLAARNEKALDEVAQECQDLGGTALAVRTDVSRESAVQDLAHRAVSNFGRIDVWVNNAAVSLFARFEEAPPDAFRQVIETNLFGYVYGARAVLPHFREQGSGNLINVSSVVGATGQAYTSPYTISKYAIRGLSDSLRMELYLDNARDIHVCTVLPGSIDTPIFQHAANYTGRQTKAMNPVYPAKQVAEAIVGLVDKPEREIVVGQAVYLMLLQKTLAPDFFEPMMAKQVDQDHFQDHKPAAQTDGNVFEPMHDYTGISGNWLGTGGITSQDVWDMARETAQKIGLPLS